In Gracilinanus agilis isolate LMUSP501 chromosome 1, AgileGrace, whole genome shotgun sequence, the sequence NNNNNNNNNNNNNNNNNNNNNNNNNNNNNNNNNNNNNNNNNNNNNNNNNNNNNNNNNNNNNNNNNNNNNNNNNNNNNNNNNNNNNNNNNNNNNNNNNNNNNNNNNNNNNNNNNNNNNNNNNNNNNNNNNNNNNNNNNNNNNNNNNNNNNNNNNNNNNNNNNNNNNNNNNNNNNNNNNNNNNNNNNNNNNNNNNNNNNNNNNNNNNNNNNNNNNNNNNNNNNNNNNNNNNNNNNNNNNNNNNNNNNNNNNNNNNNNNNNNNNNNNNNNNNNNNNNNNNNNNNNNNNNNNNNNNNNNNNNNNNNNNNNNNNNNNNNNNNNNNNNNNNNNNNNNNNNNNNNNNNNNNNNNNNNNNNNNNNNNNNNNNNNNNNNNNNNNNNNNNNNNNNNNNNNNNNNNNNNNNNNNNNNNNNNNNNNNNNNNNNNNNNNNNNNNNNNNNNNNNNNNNNNNNNNNNNNNNNNNNNNNNNNNNNNNNNNNNNNNNNNNNNNNNNNNNNNNNNNNNNNNNNNNNNNNNNNNNNNNNNNNNNNNNNNNNNNNNNNNNNNNNNNNNNNNNNNNNNNNNNNNNNNNNNNNNNNNNNNNNNNNNNNNNNNNNNNNNNNNNNNNNNNNNNNNNNNNNNNNNNNNNNNNNNNNNNNNNNNNNNNNNNNNNNNNNNNNNNNNNNNNNNNNNNNNNNNNNNNNNNNNNNNNNNNNNNNNNNNNNNNNNNNNNNNNNNNNNNNNNNNNNNNNNNNNNNNNNNNNNNNNNNNNNNNNNNNNNNNNNNNNNNNNNNNNNNNNNNNNNNNNNNNNNNNNNNNNNNNNNNNNNNNNNNNNNNNNNNNNNNNNNNNNNNNNNNNNNNNNNNNNNNNNNNNNNNNNNNNNNNNNNNNNNNNNNNNNNNNNNNNNNNNNNNNNNNNNNNNNNNNNNNNNNNNNNNNNNNNNNNNNNNNNNNNNNNNNNNNNNNNNNNNNNNNNNNNNNNNNNNNNNNNNNNNNNNNNNNNNNNNNNNNNNNNNNNNNNNNNNNNNNNNNNNNNNNNNNNNNNNNNNNNNNNNNNNNNNNNNNNNNNNNNNNNNNNNNNNNNNNNNNNNNNNNNNNNNNNNNNNNNNNNNNNNNNNNNNNNNNNNNNNNNNNNNNNNNNNNNNNNNNNNNNNNNNNNNNNNNNNNNNNNNNNNNNNNNNNNNNNNNNNNNNNNNNNNNNNNNNNNNNNNNNNNNNNNNNNNNNNNNNNNNNNNNNNNNNNNNNNNNNNNNNNNNNNNNNNNNNNNNNNNNNNNNNNNNNNNNNNNNNNNNNNNNNNNNNNNNNNNNNNNNNNNNNNNNNNNNNNNNNNNNNNNNNNNNNNNNNNNNNNNNNNNNNNNNNNNNNNNNNNNNNNNNNNNNNNNNNNNNNNNNNNNNNNNNNNNNNNNNNNNNNNNNNNNNNNNNNNNNNNNNNNNNNNNNNNNNNNNNNNNNNNNNNNNNNNNNNNNNNNNNNNNNNNNNNNNNNNNNNNNNNNNNNNNNNNNNNNNNNNNNNNNNNNNNNNNNNNNNNNNNNNNNNNNNNNNNNNNNNNNNNNNNNNNNNNNNNNNNNNNNNNNNNNNNNNNNNNNNNNNNNNNNNNNNNNNNNNNNNNNNNNNNNNNNNNNNNNNNNNNNNNNNNNNNNNNNNNNNNNNNNNNNNNNNNNNNNNNNNNNNNNNNNNNNNNNNNNNNNNNNNNNNNNNNNNNNNNNNNNNNNNNNNNNNNNNNNNNNNNNNNNNNNNNNNNNNNNNNNNNNNNNNNNNNNNNNNNNNNNNNNNNNNNNNNNNNNNNNNNNNNNNNNNNNNNNNNNNNNNNNNNNNNNNNNNNNNNNNNNNNNNNNNNNNNNNNNNNNNNNNNNNNNNNNNNNNNNNNNNNNNNNNNNNNNNNNNNNNNNNNNNNNNNNNNNNNNNNNNNNNNNNNNNNNNNNNNNNNNNNNNNNNNNNNNNNNNNNNNNNNNNNNNNNNNNNNNNNNNNNNNNNNNNNNNNNNNNNNNNNNNNNNNNNNNNNNNNNNNNNNNNNNNNNNNNNNNNNNNNNNNNNNNNNNNNNNNNNNNNNNNNNNNNNNNNNNNNNNNNNNNNNNNNNNNNNNNNNNNNNNNNNNNNNNNNNNNNNNNNNNNNNNNNNNNNNNNNNNNNNNNNNNNNNNNNNNNNNNNNNNNNNNNNNNNNNNNNNNNNNNNNNNNNNNNNNNNNNNNNNNNNNNNNNNNNNNNNNNNNNNNNNNNNNNNNNNNNNNNNNNNNNNNNNNNNNNNNNNNNNNNNNNNNNNNNNNNNNCcgcccctcctccttctcccccaccctcAGTTCCCTGGCCCCCCTTCCCCGCTCCTCCTTTAGCACAGGCTCAgctccccgccccctcccccacctccgaGGCTCCCCCTCTTCCCTAACCCCctacttcccctccctccccgcGCGGTCtcggctcccccctcccccagctgccCGCTTTCCCTCCCCGCCCTCTCCCGGCTCTTGAAGCAGCTGGGCTGgactgggctgggctgggctggggagGCTCGGAGGAGACTGCCGAGGGACCAAGgcgaagggagggagggaggaggaagggtgcGAGCCCCAGACCCGCCCTCGGGGGCTCAAGGGAGATCCGTTTGGGCCCCCGCCCCCCCCAACCTGCCTCTGGTGAGTCCGACTTGCGGCTGCAGCAGCAGTGGCGGCTGAGGGCacgagggggtgggggtgggcgtGGGTTTGGGGGGCTCTTGTCATCTCTTCCCCTGCTCTCACGGCGAGACTAGGGGAAGaaaaaacttttcttttgctttgaccAGGGCGTGTCCCCCCAATCGTCTCCAGCccctcccattctctctcccccacttttCTCCCGCTCCCGCCCACGTCTCGGTCTGTCTCCCAGTCTCTGTCTCTTGGTGTCTCTGTCTTACTGTGTCTCTTTTTTCCGGTGTGTGTGTTTCTGCCTTGCTGTGTCTGTTTCCCTGTGTCTCTGTGCTTCTGActgttcctctcctctccccgGGTCCGTCTCTCTTgctgtgtctgtctttctccctagGTTTCTTGTGTCTCCATTTGTCCCTTCGTTACCTCTCTCCCCTTGGTTTTGCCTCTTCATTACagtgtctctttctcctctctcttggCTTGctgcatttctctatttctgcCTTCGGCTTGCCGAGTCtcaatttgtttttgtctttttgtctgtctatatatctctGTCCTCGtctgccccctccccaatctccccacccacccacatTCACTGTCTTGTCAGTATGAAGCTCCTATCCAGTTTCCACGGACTGCGACCTAGGAGGGTGTACCTGATATAGGGAGCCCCTCTCCTCTGACCTCCCCCTCTAACCTCCTTCCTAGCCCTGATCATGTCCTGCCCACTCAGCCAGACCCCCTTGGGGACCAGGACCATGCTGGGCCAAATGTTGTGGCTCTTGCTGGCTGCCTGGATGCTGGCTCCAGTGTTGAGTGCTAGCCCACAGGTCCCAACAGACCCCTGCTATGATGAGGCAGGAGCCCCACAGCGCTGTATACCAGAATTTGTTAATGCAGCCCTGGGGCGGGAGGTGCAGGCTTCCAGCACAGACCCCCGGCAGGCCCACCCCACAGCCTTCCTGACAGATGCAAGTGCAGCCGCTGACCGTACCTGCTGGCGCTCAGAGACACTGACTCGGACACCATTAAATGTGACACTGACTCTACCTCTGGGCAAGGCCTTTGAGGTAGTCTACGTGAGTCTGCACTTCTGCTCCTCAAGGCCCGACTCTGCAGCTGTCTTCAAGTCCCAGGATCACGGTCGAAGCTGGTCACCACTACGTTTCTTCTCTTCACAGTGTAACCGAGTATACGGTAGGCCAAGCCGAGCTATGGGACAGGCCCCTGCCCAGGCCTCTTTGGGCTCCATAGTTCCTCGAGGTCCTGAAGCACTTTGTTCTGAGCCTCCACCAAGAACTGGTCCCCTTCTAGCCTTCAGCATGCAGGATGGGCTCCCACCTGGCCAGGACTTGGACTCTAGTCCTGTGCTCCAGGACTGGGTCACAGCCACAGACATCCGTGTGGTGCTCACCAGGCCAGTGGGACCAAGGGCTACAGAGGGTGGGGTTGTGGCACCCTATGTTTACTCGGTGGGCGAACTCCAGGTGGGTGGGCGCTGCAAATGCAATGGACATGCATCTCGATGTGTGGTGGACACCCAGGGCCGGCTGGTGTGTGACTGTAGGCATGGCACTGAAGGCCCGGATTGTGAGCGATGCAAGCCTTTCTACTGCGACCGGCCCTGGCAGCGGGCCACCGCCCATGAGGCACACGCCTGTCTGGGTGAGGCAAACATGCCATGCCATGCATATCCAGCCCCAGTTCCACTCCTGGGAGGGGGACCCTTAAGAGCATTCTCTTTGGTCTGAGTCCTACAAGCTCCTGACTGCATGACTTCCTGTGCCATTCTTTCTTTTACTGACT encodes:
- the NTN3 gene encoding netrin-3; the protein is MSCPLSQTPLGTRTMLGQMLWLLLAAWMLAPVLSASPQVPTDPCYDEAGAPQRCIPEFVNAALGREVQASSTDPRQAHPTAFLTDASAAADRTCWRSETLTRTPLNVTLTLPLGKAFEVVYVSLHFCSSRPDSAAVFKSQDHGRSWSPLRFFSSQCNRVYGRPSRAMGQAPAQASLGSIVPRGPEALCSEPPPRTGPLLAFSMQDGLPPGQDLDSSPVLQDWVTATDIRVVLTRPVGPRATEGGVVAPYVYSVGELQVGGRCKCNGHASRCVVDTQGRLVCDCRHGTEGPDCERCKPFYCDRPWQRATAHEAHACLACSCNGHARRCRFNMELYRLSGRRSGGVCLNCRHNTAGRHCHYCREGFYRDQTRVLSHRRACKACDCHPVGAAGKTCNQTTGQCPCKDGVTGLTCNRCAPGFQQSRSPVAPCVKIPAMVPTGVTSTVAPEDCDSHCKPARGSYRINLKKYCGKDYAVQVAVGSAEAVGAWTRFSVAVVSVYKSGEERARRGESVLWVPARDLACRCPRVHPGHSYLILGGTGSGAGVGERAGLTAGRGSLVIPWRDAWARRLRKLQRRERQGRCGGAA